The Schistocerca gregaria isolate iqSchGreg1 unplaced genomic scaffold, iqSchGreg1.2 ptg000728l, whole genome shotgun sequence genome window below encodes:
- the LOC126320545 gene encoding uncharacterized protein LOC126320545 — MRGQREKFFQADRRLFFLRRSATRCGENRAIDDPTGANKRQMEYEGQAIDPDFQIERVKLDELDPEQFYSRFVVKRRPVVLEGTIEGWEPEKWTLERLMRMSVEKEVIVERRSAGDRAFGTDTPRVKMPWSEFIARMGNKDEEESDYYLSTQYEDNDDEVDEFCSFPLSCFLDQVPARPSILGSLVPNRMNMWMGKSRVGTSSGLHHDFDDNLYILLKGEKKFCLFSPIDAYKMNTYGTIKRVHPNGLINYEGCEETRSDGITLSEVTALLSMSKQPCPTAPSSSDLSASDVTADDSCGEQSDCLSCSFDMSSFKDDFDDYVDMSADSLSREADDGSEEPLHFCKLPSSYFVNSRSSSPPHRVLELHQGDALYLPAGWFHEVTSCGTHDSSDHVHLAVNYWLYPPTTTATFESPYQDDLCRQVWTRKLQSARARNPSAAPSDPVPV, encoded by the exons ATGCGAGGGCAGAGAGAAAAGTTTTTTCAGGCCGACCGAAGGCTATTTTTTTTAAGGCGGTCTGCGACGCGCTGCGGGGAGAACCGGGCGATAGACGACCCGACGGGAGCGAACAAGAGGCAGATGGAATACGAAG GACAAGCCATCGACCCGGATTTCCAAATAGAACGCGTGAAGTTGGACGAGCTGGATCCAGAGCAGTTCTATTCGAGATTTGTGGTAAAAAGAAGACCAGTCGTACTGGAGGGAACCATAGAAGGGTGGGAACCGGAAAAATGG ACGCTGGAGAGGCTGATGCGTATGTCGGTGGAGAAGGAGGTGATCGTTGAGAGGAGAAGCGCCGGCGACCGGGCGTTCGGGACGGATACACCCAGAGTGAAGATGCCGTGGTCAGAGTTTATAGCGCGCATGGGGAACAAAGACGAAGAGGAGAGCGATTATTATCTGAGTACGCAATACGAAGATAACGACGACGAAGTGGATGAGTTTTGTTCGTTTCCCCTCTCTTGTTTCTTGGACCAAGTGCCCGCTCGTCCGTCGATTCTGGGCAGCTTGGTGCCAAATAGAATGAACATGTGGATGGGCAAAAGCCGCGTGGGAACAAGCAGCGGCCTACACCACGACTTCGACGACAATTTGTACATACTCCTCAAGGGTGAGAAGAAATTTTGCCTGTTTTCTCCTATCGatgcatataagatgaacacctaTGGAACGATTAAACGCGTGCACCCAAACGGACTGATCAATTACGAAGGATGCGAAGAAACTCGCTCCGATGGCATAACGTTATCGGAAGTCACCGCATTGTTATCCATGTCCAAGCAGCCTTGTCCCACAGCTCCCAGCTCAAGTGATCTCTCGGCCTCTGACGTGACAGCCGATGATTCTTGTGGCGAGCAATCAGACTGCCTGTCCTGTTCCTTCGACATGTCGTCATTCAAGGACGACTTCGACGATTACGTAGACATGAGCGCCGACTCGTTGTCGAGGGAAGCTGACGATGGCTCAGAAGAGCCCCTTCACTTCTGCAAACTTCCCTCGTCTTACTTTGTCAACTCTCGCTCCTCCAGCCCGCCACACCGCGTGCTCGAACTGCATCAGGGAGACGCGCTGTACCTGCCCGCCGGGTGGTTCCACGAAGTCACGTCATGCGGCACGCACGACTCCTCTGACCACGTACACCTCGCCGTCAACTACTGGCTTTACCCGCCCACCACCACCGCTACCTTCGAATCCCCCTACCAGGACGACCTGTGCCGGCAAGTCTGGACCCGCAAACTCCAATCCGCCCGAGCGCGCAACCCGTCTGCCGCCCCTTCTGATCCAGTCCCTGTCTGA
- the LOC126320597 gene encoding uncharacterized protein LOC126320597 has translation MLRGCHRGAATLQLRWVGGSVQLEAALRLSSPRRFWTEGGRTCRPLSVRSLARHPLIGRLKKSLGVRAKPVAVPTQQEFESMSDRERYLWALKLEKVPYPQDPQRTVGQVLLQELISRDHMQAKYTYATLIMTKELEGDPRYALRLWAECSARGHSWAKANLAKVLADGQLIQKDVEGAIRLYTEAWHAAPLLAPNHAFTAAYNLYSLYKQKGDVKRAAKWLKISADQAGDSLGQYHLGLAYSTGILGMEVDPMRAVEYTRKSADQGLVVAQHNVACLYLDGQGGKTTDYPAAAYYFTLAHTRETDWSTLNLAIMYATGKGVPRSEVTCVELLREVECFGNHSQKKAVVEVYEKHQYDQIWHRGVLE, from the exons ATGTTGCGCGGCTGCCACAGAGGCGCCGCTACTTTGCAGCTCCGCTGGGTTGGGGGGTCGGTCCAACTCGAAGCCGCTCTGCGCTTGTCGAGCCCACGGCGATTTTGGACAGAGGGAGGACGGACGTGTCGGCCGCTCTCGGTGCGGAGCCTGGCTCGGCACCCATTGATAGGAAGGCTGAAGAAGAGCCTAGGCGTTCGGGCGAAGCCAGTGGCGGTTCCGACGCAGCAGGAATTTGAAAGTA TGAGCGACAGAGAGCGGTATTTGTGGGCGCTGAAATTGGAGAAGGTCCCGTATCCACAGGACCCACAAAGAACCGTGGGGCAAGTGCTGCTGCAGGAGTTGATTTCTCGCGACCACATGCAAGCGAAGTACACCTACGCGACGTTGATTATGACGAAGGAGTTGGAGGGGGATCCGAGGTACGCGCTTCGTTTGTGGGCTGAATGCTCTGCGCGAGGCCACTCTTGGGCCAAGGCCAATTTGGCGAAGGTTTTGGCGGACggtcaattgattcaaaaagatgTCGAGGGCGCAATTCGGTTGTATACGGAGGCGTGGCACGCTGCACCCTTGTTGGCGCCGAACCACGCATTTACGGCTGCTTATAATTTGTATAGTCTGTACAAGCAGAAAGGGGATGTGAAAAGGGCCGCGAAGTGGCTGAAGATATCGGCGGACCAGGCGGGAGATTCCTTGGGTCAATATCACCTCGGTCTGGCCTATTCGACGGGGATTTTGGGCATGGAAGTCGACCCCATGAGGGCCGTTGAGTACACGAGGAAGTCTGCCGACCAGGGTCTGGTGGTGGCTCAGCACAACGTGGCCTGCTTGTATTTGGACGGACAGGGTGGAAAGACGACGGATTACCCGGCGGCGGCCTATTATTTTACGCTGgcgcacacacgcgagacagattggtCGACTTTGAATTTGGCGATTATGTATGCGACTGGAAAGGGTGTTCCACGGAGCGAGGTGACGTGCGTGGAACTGCTGAGAGAAGTGGAGTGCTTTGGCAATCACTCGCAGAAGAAGGCGGTTGTTGAAGTTTACGAGAAGCATCAATACGATCAGATATGGCACCGGGGCGTTTTGGAATGA
- the LOC126320595 gene encoding WD repeat-containing protein 55-like isoform X2 — translation MVESDKLTSATLNAPQGIVADEPVFKACFHPNRDVVAYGTLGGKVCMYRYFLRRENLKLLELKLHTKSCRDMMFSENGSAIYSCSADKSIVGVDVETRKSVFDMKKAHKYSISALRLHENMLMTGDDNGVIKIWDVRKLGKVKQIAGNEDYISEFAIHQDYHTAVVASGDQTFSVIDLRKGVLADRSEYFDEDLLCAKIVHHGKNVVLGGQIGDLLMCPWGNWKDTVTYPMYSESLDCMVKLDESTVITGAEDGSYQVIRIAPTPRVVYVGVGSRYTMGITSLSLCRKGKYLALCTDVTVHIFNVSHFANEVDAEAASSD, via the exons ATGGTG GAATCCGACAAGCTGACGAGTGCGACGCTGAATGCACCTCAGGGAATTGTAGCAGATGAGCCCGTATTTAAAGCCTGTTTTCATCCGAATCGAGACGTGGTTGCCTATGGCACGCTAGGCGGCAAGGTGTGCAT GTATCGGTATTTTCTGAGGAGGGAGAATTTGAAGCTTTTGGAGCTGAAGCTGCACACGAAGTCATGCAGAGACATGAtgttttctgaaaatggttcag CGATATATTCCTGTTCTGCAGATAAGTCTATTGTGGGGGTAGACGTAGAGACAAGGAAGTCCGTGTTTGATATGAAGAAGGCGCACAA ATATTCGATAAGCGCATTGAGGCTGCATGAGAACATGTTGATGACGGGCGACGATAATGGAGTGATCAAG atttgGGACGTTAGAAAGCTAGGAAAAGTAAAGCAGATTGCTGGAAACGAAGACTACATTTCTGAGTTTGCAATTCACCAAGATTACCATACGGCAGTGGTTGCATCGGGCGACCAGACGTTTTCCGTCATAGATCTCAGGAAGGGCGTATTGGCGGACAGGAGTGAGTATTTCGACGAAGATTTGCTTTGCGCAAAGATTGTCCACCATGGGAAGAACGTGGTGTTGGGGGGACAGATTGGGGACTTGTTGATGTGTCCTTGGGGGAATTGGAAGGATACGGTGACGTATCCTATGTATAGCGAGAGTCTCGACTGCATGGTGAAGTTAGACGAGTCGACGGTTATTACGGGAGCGGAAGATGGAAGTTATCAGGTCATTCGCATTGCACCTACGCCGAGGGTGGTTTACGTTGGCGTTGGGTCTAGATACACGATGGGGATTACGTCGTTGTCTTTGTGCAGAAAAGGGAAGTATTTGGCGCTTTGCACCGACGTGACAGTGCACATTTTCAATGTGTCCCATTTTGCTAACGAAGTGGATGCGGAGGCCGCTTCAAGTGACTGA
- the LOC126320595 gene encoding WD repeat-containing protein 55-like isoform X1, which translates to MVVHGGEREKKGGRRCARTDVFIQESDKLTSATLNAPQGIVADEPVFKACFHPNRDVVAYGTLGGKVCMYRYFLRRENLKLLELKLHTKSCRDMMFSENGSAIYSCSADKSIVGVDVETRKSVFDMKKAHKYSISALRLHENMLMTGDDNGVIKIWDVRKLGKVKQIAGNEDYISEFAIHQDYHTAVVASGDQTFSVIDLRKGVLADRSEYFDEDLLCAKIVHHGKNVVLGGQIGDLLMCPWGNWKDTVTYPMYSESLDCMVKLDESTVITGAEDGSYQVIRIAPTPRVVYVGVGSRYTMGITSLSLCRKGKYLALCTDVTVHIFNVSHFANEVDAEAASSD; encoded by the exons ATGGTGGTACATGGTGGCGAGCGAGAAAAAAAAGGGGGCCGACGATGTGCGCGTACTGACGTTTTTATTCAGGAATCCGACAAGCTGACGAGTGCGACGCTGAATGCACCTCAGGGAATTGTAGCAGATGAGCCCGTATTTAAAGCCTGTTTTCATCCGAATCGAGACGTGGTTGCCTATGGCACGCTAGGCGGCAAGGTGTGCAT GTATCGGTATTTTCTGAGGAGGGAGAATTTGAAGCTTTTGGAGCTGAAGCTGCACACGAAGTCATGCAGAGACATGAtgttttctgaaaatggttcag CGATATATTCCTGTTCTGCAGATAAGTCTATTGTGGGGGTAGACGTAGAGACAAGGAAGTCCGTGTTTGATATGAAGAAGGCGCACAA ATATTCGATAAGCGCATTGAGGCTGCATGAGAACATGTTGATGACGGGCGACGATAATGGAGTGATCAAG atttgGGACGTTAGAAAGCTAGGAAAAGTAAAGCAGATTGCTGGAAACGAAGACTACATTTCTGAGTTTGCAATTCACCAAGATTACCATACGGCAGTGGTTGCATCGGGCGACCAGACGTTTTCCGTCATAGATCTCAGGAAGGGCGTATTGGCGGACAGGAGTGAGTATTTCGACGAAGATTTGCTTTGCGCAAAGATTGTCCACCATGGGAAGAACGTGGTGTTGGGGGGACAGATTGGGGACTTGTTGATGTGTCCTTGGGGGAATTGGAAGGATACGGTGACGTATCCTATGTATAGCGAGAGTCTCGACTGCATGGTGAAGTTAGACGAGTCGACGGTTATTACGGGAGCGGAAGATGGAAGTTATCAGGTCATTCGCATTGCACCTACGCCGAGGGTGGTTTACGTTGGCGTTGGGTCTAGATACACGATGGGGATTACGTCGTTGTCTTTGTGCAGAAAAGGGAAGTATTTGGCGCTTTGCACCGACGTGACAGTGCACATTTTCAATGTGTCCCATTTTGCTAACGAAGTGGATGCGGAGGCCGCTTCAAGTGACTGA